A stretch of DNA from Anaerobacillus isosaccharinicus:
CACATCAAAACCGAGTGTGTTATAGTAGTGGTAGGGAAGCAGTTCTAGCTGCATATCCATGAAAATGCACCTCGTAAATTGGTATTTTTGGTTGTTTGGTACTCCCATTTTACCATTTATCGCTGAGGTGTATTTTTGTTTTTCATGAAAAATTTACCCCTTTTTGAACACGCTCTTAAAGAAAAGTAAAATGAAAACTATTAAATTAAAGATAATTTTCACCACATGTTGTTTGCATAGGATAAATTTACGAAACATATACATGTTTAGGTCGGTTGAAAATCAAAATAACTAGCCAAAACAAAAAAAACATTATTTTAAAGAATTAGAAAAAATTATGTTAGTAAAGGATTATTCTTCAATCGGTGGTAAGTGAAGTCAGATGTGACGCATTTGTGAACAGGTGAAAATAGGTAATAATGTTATTAAAAAGTAAGATCAGCATTTGTCAAGCCGTAAAATTGTACAAAATATGGTTGTTGAAAAGCATTTATTTTGGTATAAATAAACTAAGTAATCGCTTACAAAACTTACAATTTGAAATTTTCTTGTTCGGTTGTAGGTCCAAATTTTAATGCGAGTTTCGCTTACTAGGATGCTAGCGATTTCTTTCATAGGGTTGTTTATAATCTATCAAACCCTGAAAGGAAGACTACTGTTTTCCTTCCTGTTAGATTTGAAAAATATGATTACTCGCCTGGGAGGAGGTTAGCAACAAGAGAGATCTTTCAACCCTCTACATCTAACTTGGTCACAGAATACTAGAAACATAGTCTTAGAGCATCACTTTAAGAGTTTTTCTAGAGATCGTTGAGTAAAACATCGATCATCTTCATCATGGAAAAGTTAGTGAATTGTTGAACTTACTTCAATTTGCGAGCTTTTTGTATCTTCAAATGAGGTACAACTGTCACATTGGTTTTTAAACTCTCAAAGTGATTCAAAAATCTTTATTTAACAAAGTGAATTTTATCTCTTTAATAGCCACACCAAAGCATTTTGGCAGAAGCTTTAGTATGAAATTCATTTATAAACTTAGTAAGATTAAATAAGGTAAGTACACGTGAGGAGTGTGAGTCAATGCACATAGTCGTTTGTATTAAGCAGGTACCAGATACAAAGATTATTAAAGTTAACCCGAAAACGAATACGCTAGACCGTTCAAGTGCACCAGCAATTTTAAATCCTTATGATGCCCATGCAGTTGAAGAAGCAGTTCGTTTAAGACAACAACATGGTGGGAAGATTACCGTCCTTTCAATGGGACCACCACAAGCTGTCAATGCGATTAGAAAATGTGTAGAAATTGGTGCTGATGAGGGTGTTCTTATTTCCGATAGAGCCTTTGCTGGAGCGGATACGCTAGCGACAAGCTATGCCTTAACGAAAGCAATTGAGAAAATCGAGAAACAAGAGCCGATCTCGTTAATTTTATGTGGAAAGCACGCAATTGACGGAGACACTGGTCAAGTTGGCCCTGGTATCGCTCGTCGTTTGTCAATTCCACCGATAACAAATGTCATTAAGATCGAAAAAGTAGATGTAGCTGAAGGCAAGGTTGATATTCGCCGTAAAATTGAAAACGGTCATGAAATTATTCAATCACAAACTCCTTGTTTACTAACAGTAGAAAAAGAGATTAACGAAGTTTCATATTCACCACTTCCAAATATGATTAAAGCTGCTAGATACCAACCAACAGTTTGGGCAGTAGCTGACCTTGATGATGTTGATATGCAACAGCTTGGTATGAAGGGCTCACCAACTATTGTAGGTAAAATGTGGCCTCCTGCAAAAAGTGAAGGAGCAAAGCTTATTGAAGGCGATGCTAAATCTCAAGTGAGTCAGCTTGTTTCAATAGTTCTTGAGAAACGCGAGCTATTTGAACAGAAAGGCGGTAGGTAATATGAATATTGAAGAATATAAAGGCGTCTGGGTTTTTATTGAGCAAATCGAAGGAAACGTAGTTGGAGTATCTTTAGAATTACTAGGAGCAGGTCGTGCACTAGCTGACAAGCTCGAAGTAGATTTATGTGGCGTCCTATTAGGAGAAAACGTAAAAGAAATTCCTGCTCAACTTTTTGAATATGGTGCAGATAAAGTCTACATGATTGATGACCCAGTTTTAAAAGATTATCGCTCAGAAACTTATATGACAGCGGTTGGTGATCTCGTTCGTAAATACAAGCCAGAAATTTTCTTGTATGGTGCGACGGCTAACGGTAAGGATTTAGCAAGTGCTGTAGCTACAGAAGTTATGACAGGTCTTACTGCGGATACAACTATGCTTGATATTGACTTAGAAAAGCGTTTATTCGAAGCAAGCCGTCCAGCCTTTGGTGGTAACATTATGGCAACGATCCTTTGTAAGAAGCATCGTCCACAAATGGCAACTGTTCGTTCAAAAGTAATGAAGGCTCTAGAGCCACAACCAGGCCGAACAGGAGAAGTTATTGAAGAAACCATTTCAATTAAAGAAGATGATTTACGTACAAAGGTTTTAGAAATTGTTCGTGATATGAGCAAAAAAGTGAATTTAGCAGATGCAGAAATCATTGTTGCAGCTGGTAAAGGAGTTAAGGATGAAAAGGGCTTTAAGCTTGTTTGTGATTTTGCAGATGTCCTTAATGCTACAGTTGGAGCAAGCCGCGATGTCGTTGAAGCTGGACTAATCGGTCATGATCATCAAGTTGGTCAAACCGGAGAAACAGTTACACCGAAGCTTTATTTTGCCATTGGTATTTCTGGTGCTGTTCAGCACGTTGTTGGAATGAACAACTCGGAAACAATCATTGCCATTAACAACGATCCAGAAGCACAAATCTTTAACGCTTCCCACTATGGAATTGTCGGTGACTTATTTGAAATCGTTCCAATTCTAACTGAAGAATTTAGAGCAGCGTTAAAAGAAGTTGGAGGTGTTAAAGTACATGCCTGAAAAATTTGATGTAATCGTCGTAGGAGCAGGTCCAGCAGGAGCAGCGTGTGCAAATGTATGTGCGAAAAACGGTTTAAAAGTATTATTAATTGAACGTGGTGAATACCCAGGATCGAAAAACGTAATGGGTGGTATCTTATACCGTAAACAAACGGAAGATATTGTTCCTGAATTTTGGAAAGAAGCTCCGATTGAAAGACCGGTTGTTGAGCAACGTTTCTGGATGTTAGAAAAAGAATCAATGGTCTCAATGGGATACAAAGGCAAAGAATGGGCTCAAGAACCGTACAATAACTTTACTGTTCTTCGTGCACAATTTGACCAATGGTTTGCCAAAAAGGCTGTAGAGCAAGGTGCGTTATTAATTAACGAAACAGTCGTTTTAGAGTGTATCCAAGAAGATGGAAAAGTAGTTGGTGTTCGTACTGACCGTCCTGATGGAGACATTTATGCTGATGTTGTTGTTTTAGCAGATGGTGTTAACTCATTACTTGCCAAATCTTTAGGCTTCCACAAAGAGTTTAAGCCAGATCAAGTGGCACTTTGTGCAATGGAAGTACTGAATATGCCAAAAGGTAAGATTAATGATCGTTTTGGTTTAGAAGGCAATGAAGGATGTTCTGTTGAGATCTTTGGAGATGCAACGCAAGGTCAATTAGGAACTGCATTTTTATATACGAATAAAGAAAGTATAAACATTGGTGTTGGTACGACTTTATCAGGGATGATCCGTGCTAAAGTTAAGCCTTACGAATTATTAGAATATGTAAAAAATCATCCGATGATTCGTCCATATATTCATGACGGCGAACCAGCTGAGTATTTAGCTCACTTAATACCTGAAGGTGGTTACTATGCAATTCCAAAATTAACAGGTAACGGAGTACTTGTTATCGGAGACGCTGCACAATTAGTAAATGCTATTCACCGTGAAGGGTCTAATATGGCGATGGCTTCTGGTAAGATGGCTGCTGAAGCAATCATTCAAGCGAAGAACAAAAAAGATTTCTCAGAAGCTGGGTTAGATTCTTATCGCACGAGTATTTTTGATAGCTTCATCGGTAAAGATTTAAAGAAATATAAAGATCTTACTCATACGTTTGAGGCAAACCCTCAATATTTAAATGAGTATATTCCGTTAATGAACCGCGCGGCTAGCCAATTCTTTACAATTGATGGTACACCTAAACGTGAAAAGCAAGCGAAAATCATGCAATCCTTTACAGCAGGCCGAGGCAAGTTTGGTGTTGTTAAAGATATGTATCAAGCTTGGAAGGTGATGAAATAATGGCTAAAACAATTGAAGAAAAACAGTATCTCGTCCGTTATAAAGCTGACAAAAAGTCACACTTAACTATTTTAAACCATGATAAATGTGCAACAGAGTGCGAAGGACAAATTTGTACACTCTTTTGCCCAGGTGACGTTTACAAATGGGAAGGTGACAGAATGTTTGTAGGATACGAAGGCTGTCACGAGTGTGGAAGCTGTCGTATCGGATGTCCAAATGATAATATTAAATGGGAGTATCCAAAAGGCGGTCACGGCATTGTATTCCGCTTAGCCTAATGGATCACAATTGTTTGTAAACTTTTGCTTAAAACCTCAAGGAACTGCCATTCCTTGGGGTTTTTTATATACTTTTGCATGTTTTCTAACGAAGAAAAGCACAATCTCGTTTACACTATGATTATAGTGTAAATATAAAAAAAAGCCAAATAAAATGATTTATTTTTTTAGAATTTTATTTGATAGGAAGGACGAATGTCTGCCTTTAAAATACTTTTCATTTGTTCTAAAGCAACTTGATTGGTTTCTATTGAATTAGATGCCACGCAATCTGCTGGAATATAAAGCTTGTAGTTCAACATAAAAGCATCGTTTGCAGTAAATTGAACACACATGTTGCCTGCAATTCCTGTAATAATTAATGAGTTTACGTTAAGTTGCTCAAGTAATAAGTGAAGGGGAGTTGCATAAAACCCAGAGTAAGATGGTTTAAGTATATGATAATCGTCTTTATCCGGCTTTAATAATTCCACAATAGACTGGCCGAGTTGATCATTTCTAAGACAATAGGAAACAAGGTCACGAAAGTCAGCGTGCCAATTTTTAAAATTATCATTTACATAAATAACAGGAAGCTTGTGTTCCTTTGCATTCAATTTTAATTTCGCAATTTTTTCTGCTACTGGTATTGTTTGTTCACGAAGTTTATCCCCATCTTCAAATTGAAAGTGGTTAATTATATCGATAATCAATAAAGCTTTCATTTCTCCGTTTTCTTGATTGACCATAGATAACCTCCTCAAAAAGTATTGTTTACAAAAGTAATCAAGATATGAAATTAAACAAACGTTTAATACTTTTAAAAATTTATTTAGGTGCTGCCACAAAGCTATTAACGAACTAAATTGATTTTAGAGCCAAAAGTCAATAGTTCAGAATTTATTAAAAATTGACTCCCGTTCAGATCGGTAATTATGGTATGATAATCTGCATAAAAATAATTTTGAATATTGTAAATGAGTGAATTTCCTAATTTCCACAAACGAGTTATCTCAAACTAGATGTTGTTGCGAGTGGATTTACGCAGTGACATCTAGTATCTTAGTGGCGATAATTCATAATACGTATTTTTTTTATTAAGGGGGACTTCTTTTGGATGGTAAAGAGCTAGAAATATTACAATTAATTGAAGAGAATGCTAGGATTTCTGATGAAACTTTAGCAAAAATGGTGGATCTCACAATTGAAGAAACGAGAGATATTATTAAAGAATTAGAAGATCAAAAGGTTATCCTAGGATACTCAGCGGTCATCGACTGGACAAAAATTAATGAAACAGAAACTGTTACGGCGATGATTGATGTCAAAGTAACGCCTAAACGCGGGGTTGGTTTTGATGATGTTGCAGAAAGGATTTATCGTTTCCCAGAAGTTAGGGCTCTCTATTTAATGTCTGGTGCGTATGACCTTTCTGTTGTTATTGAAGGGAAAACAATGCAGGAAGTCGCACGGTTTGTTTCTGAGAAGCTTTCAACACTAGATTCAGTTCTTTCTACAACAACACACTTCCAATTGAAGAAATACAAACATGATGGTGTTGTGTTCAGTGACGGTGAAGAAGATCATAGGATTGTGATTACCCCATGACATCAAAGACAACTGGAACGAGGACTTCAAAGCTTGTAAATGAAATTCCACCATCAGGGATAAGGCGATTTTTTGATTTGGCTTCATCTATGGATAACATCATATCCTTAGGAGTTGGTGAACCTGACTTTATCACGCCGTGGGCTGTTCGTGAAGCGTGTATTTCGTCACTTGAGAGAGGGTACACATCATACACGGCGAACGCAGGTATGTTAGAACTTAGAGTAGAAATTGCAAAATATATGAAAAAACAGTTTCAACTATCATATGACCCGAAAAGTGAGATTATTGTCACCGTTGGGGCAAGTGAGGCGTTAGATATTGCCTTACGAGCGATTGTAGATCCTGGAGACGAAGTCATTGTTGTTGAACCTACATTTGTTTCCTACGCACCATTAGTCACTCTTGCTGGTGGTAAGCCAGTATCAGTTGGGACAACGGTAGAAACAAACTTTCGTTTAATGCCAGAGCAACTTGAAAAAGCCATCACACCAAAGACGAAAGCGATCATGCTAAGCTTTCCGAACAATCCTACAGGCTCAACGATGACTGAAGATGAGCTTCGTGGAATTGCCAAAATTGTTGAAGAGCATGACCTACTCGTTCTTTCGGATGAAATCTATGCTGAAATGACCTACGACCATACCCATGCTAGCATTGCTAATCTATCAGGTATGAGAGAGCGGACAATTTTAATTTCAGGTTTCTCTAAAGCCTTTGCGATGACAGGCTGGCGTTTAGGGTTTGTCACGGCGCCAAGCGATATTACGAGTGCGATGCTAAAGATCCATCAGTACACAATGATGTGTGCCTCAACAATGGCCCAGCATGCGGCAATCGAAGCTTTGCAAAGTGGGATGGAAGATGTTAAAAAAATGGTGCAAAGCTATAAGCAACGTCGCAATTATTTTGTCAAATCATTTGACGAAATCGGTCTGCCTTGCCACGTGCCAGGTGGAGCATTTTATGCGTTTCCTTCTATTAAAAATACAGGGCTCACATCGGAACAGTTTGCTGAGCAATTACTGCTTTCAGAGCGAGTAGCAGTAGTACCAGGTCACGTGTTTGGAAGTGGTGGAGAAGGCCATATCCGTTGTTCGTATGCTACTTCATTGGATAATTTAAAAGAAGCCGTTACGAGAATAGAGCGATTTATGAAGAGTTTAAAGTAGTATTAGAGCGATTAGAGTAAAAGCTAATCGCTTTATTTGTGTTTGAAGTTAAAGGAGTGTTCTATGGCGTGGATTCCTCTAATGAATGTAAAATTTTAGTTCTTAGAAGCGTTTTACGGGGTGATTTTTCCAATTAATGTATAGTTTGAACTCGTAGAAGTGTTCTATGGGGTGACCCTTCCTAATAATTGTGAAATTTTAACTCATAGAAACGTTTTACGGTTAAAAGTTGCACACAGAATCTATTTTAAACAAAAAAAAGACAAAACTATAAAAGTTCTGTCCTAAATAGGGGGAATACTAAATTGTATACATCTATATCTTTGCCAATCGCTTAACTTTTATTCAGGGATTAGAAAAAAAGTTTAAAAATGTTGTTAGTACCAACTTTTTCTATTTTGTGTTTGTTCTTTTAAGTCGGATTAGGTATAGTAACAAGGAGAATATAACAACGGATTGAAAGGTGAATGAAATGGAAAATGCATTTTTACAGTTTGAAATTGCTCCTTTTTTACAAAAAGGATTAGAAAAAATGAATATAATAACACCAACACAAATACAAAGTGAAGCGATTCCACAAATACTAGCGGGGAACCATGTTGTCGGAAGATCTAAAACAGGTTCAGGAAAAACATTAGCGTACCTTCTACCTCTCTTAACGAATATGGATGAGACGAATAAGGAACTTCAAGGTATTGTGTTAGCGCCAACCCATGAGTTAGCGATGCAAATCTTCCGTGTGATGGAAGAGCTTACGGCAGACACAAGCTTTAACATTGATGTTTTTATTGGGAGTGCCAACATTAAGAGGCAGTTAGATAAGTTAAAAAAGCAAAAGCCGCAAATCATTGTCGGAACACCTGGCCGAATTTTGGAACTCGCCCAACAAAAGAAGTTAAAAATTCATTTGTGTAAGATGGTCGTTGTCGATGAGGCTGACAGAATGCTTCAAGAACGAGAAACGCGACAGTCCTTTGTCGAGATTTCAAAACGAATGGATAAAGAAACGAAGTATATGTTTTTTTCAGCGACGATTCCAGGAAATTTATTAGAGGATATTGAAGCATTAATCAGAGCGAAAGTGACGCTTGTTTCAAGTGATGCAAAATTAGAAACAGAAAAGGTAGAGCACGCATTTTTAAAGTGTGAGGATCGCGAACGCATCGATGTCGCAAGGAGACTTGTACACAGCTTAAATGTTAAGCGCGGAATTATTTTTGTAAACCATTTGGATAAAGTAGCAGAAACTACAGAGAAGTTCCAATATAAAGGAATGAAGGTTGCGGCACTTTCAAGTGATAGTGACAAGCATCAACGGGCAAAAGTATTGCAGCAGCTTCAATCCGGTGAAATAGAAATCGTTGTTGCTTCTGATGTGGCAGCAAGAGGTCTTGACGTTGATGATGTAACCCATATCATCAACATACATCCCCCTGTAAATGAAGATGCATATGTTCACCGTGCTGGAAGAACAGGAAGGATGGGGAAAGCGGGGGTAGTGATTACCCTAGTTACCCATAAAGAGTTTTTTATCATAGATAAATTTCAAAAGAAACTACGAATTAAGATGAATGAAAAAGAGCTAGCATTTGGGAAGCTTACGGATAAAAAATCGTAACAAGCTTGGAGAGGATGCTCAGCTGAAAATTAGACTTTAAGAGCTAATTTTATCGGACATGAGATCCCTTATTTTGAAAAAAATTAGTTATTTTAGAATTTATCGGACATGAGGTACGTTATTTGCCTAGCAGAGCCAAAAAATAGACTGTATTTATCCAAATAGCGGAACATATGTCCTAAAACTGTTGTAAAACAGCAATAATAGGCTAAATAACGGAACCAGTGTTCTACTCGTCAGTCGCGAGAGAAGTTAGAGGACAGAACATGAATTCTATATGGGTAATCCCCTTTTTAAGGCTTATCTGACCATGAGTCTCCCCCTCCTGTTTAATAAAGCAGCTAAAACAAATAACCGGACCACAATGAAACTTTCTTCATTGCGGTCCGGTTTTGTTTTGTCACTATAAGATCCCTAAAGAGTGTAAAAATACGAAAGTAATTGCTGCTGGGGTTACATAACGAATAAGAAAATACCAAAATTTAAACAGCCATTGAGGAACAACAGAACCTTGTGACATTTCATCAAACAAAGCGCTTTTTGACATCTTATATCCGACGAAGATTGCGATTAAGAGTGCACCTAAAGGTAGAAAAATATTGCTTACTAAAAAGTCCATCAGGTCAAAGAAAGTTCTCCCAAAGATTAGCGAATCTCCTAATAGACCAAAGGATAAGGCAGATGGAATCCCTAGCATAAAAATAAAAATGCCAGAAGTCCAAGCTGTTTTAAGACGGCGGTCATTACTTCCTTTTGTCAGTGATGCGACGATTATTTCTAATAACGAAATAGACGAAGTAATTGTTGCAAATAAAAGTAACGCTAAAAAGGCCACAAAAAAGATTGCTCCGAACGCCATTTCATTGAAGACAGCAGGTAATACCGTAAAAATTAGACTAGGTCCCTCTGTAGGCTCAAAGCCTAAAGCAAAAACCGCTGGAAAAATAGCTAGTCCAGCTAAAAGCGAGATGAAGATCGTTAACCCAACAACAGAAAACATCGATCTTGGTAAACTTTCCCCTTTTTGCAAATATGAACTATAAGTAACCATTGTTGATATCCCTAAACTTAAGGCGAAAAAAGATTGTCCTAATGCAAACAAGACAGTATCTGACGTAACCTTAGAAAAATCAGGCTTTAAGAAAAAGCTCACACCCTCCATTGCACCATCTAGTGATAATGAACGAAAGACTAAAATAATAAAGAGAATAAATAAAGTTGGCATCATAAAACGGGTAACCCGTTCGATCCCTTTTTGGACCCCTCCAGAAACGATGGCAACAGTAAGTAGAATGAAAATGAGATGAGCTCCCACCGCTTGATATGGATTTGAAATAATCGTTCCAAAAAGCTGTTGGTATTCCTCAAGCTCAAGACCGGTTAAACTACCAGTTAAGCTGCGCAAAAAATAATTAACGACCCAACCACCAACAACACTATAAAAGGATAAAAGGACAATTGAAGTCCCGACTCCTATTTTCCCAATCCAAGGCCAGTAGGAGTTAGGGGCAATGCTTTCATACGCTGATATTGCTTCTTTTTGTGTACTTCGACCAATCATAAACTCTGAGATAAGAAGTGGTGCTCCTAAGAAAATTGTAAAAAGCAAATAAATTAAGAAAAAAGCACCGCCACCGCTTGTACCTGCGACATAGGGAAGTTTCCAAATTGCTCCTAAACCGATTGCAGAACCTGCTGCAGCTAAAATAAAGCCGATCTTTGATGACCATTGATTTTGAATTGACATAGTTAGTAACGCCCTCGCTAAAAGTAATGTCATTTACTATAATGTGATCTAAAAAAATTGTCAATGAAAGTTTCGGTATATGAGTGAAGATACTCAATTTTTGATATTTTCCCTGAAAAAAGAAACACTAAATAAAGCAATAATTGACAAATTAAATTAACAAAAATCGTCAAAAAACTAGCTTGAAAACAACTTTAATGTTATTATAAGTAGTTGATGGGTTTTAATGGGCGGAAAAGGAGTTTTCAACTATGAAACGGAATCATTTGAAAAAGAATAAATTGAAAAAATCATCTTTAGCAGAGTCACAAGAGCGATTGAGTAACTTTCAAAAAAAGTCGCCACATAAATTCAGGCAAGTATTTGATCACTATCAAAAAGGGCAGCGGGAGCTAAACCAAGGGATTGTTAACGAGGCAAAAACAAGTTTCGAAAAAGCGTTAACGATTTATCCAGATTATATCCCTGCTCAAAATTATTTAGCGGTCGTATACGGACTCTTAGGCAATTTTAAAGAAGCACTTCTATTTGTAAAAAAAGTAATAAAGCTTGATGGAAGTAATGTGTTCGCTTTAATACAAGGAGCCATCTTTTTATACCGCCTACAAAGAGGCAAGGAAGCTGAAAGCTATGCAAAAAAAGCGCTAATTGCTTTTAAAGAGCGAGAAGGAATAGACCCATATCATGATTATGATATGCTACAAAAGCTAGCTGAAATGCTATCTGTTCTGCGTCTAGATAAAGATTTATGTGAATTGTATAACGCAAGAAAAGCTCAGCTTTCGCCAATATCATTATACCGTGCTGCATTAGCATTATGTAATGAGGAAGATTATACCGAGGCTTGTTCTGTTCTGAAAGAAATCAAGGAAAGCTCTTTAAAGGAAAAAAGTACTTATCTTGCTCAATGTATTGAGCTGTTTGTTCAAGAAGAATTGCCGATACCAATGCTGTTGGCTGAAGATGAAACTGGCTTTGAACAATTAATGACGATCTTGCCTCTTTTCACAGGAGGAGAGCACCAAAAGCAAACAAGTCTTAAGTATTTGAAAAAGCATTATAATAATTGGTCATTAGCAGTTCAGAAAAATCTATTGGTCTCAAAGAAACTAGAGGACTGGGTCAAAAAAGGAATTCTGTCAATCTTAGCTGATTGGGGAGAAGCGGATAAACCAGTAATTGTTGTTTTAGATGGTGTTGAACAACAAATATCCCTTCAAGCAGTAGAGTTGGAACTAAGCGAAGTACTGACAGAGCTCTTTGTTACTGCAAAGGAACAGCTAACTAAAGGTGAGATTTCAGAGAGTATTTCAAAGCTGAAAATCATTAAAGAAACATCACCAATGTATATTCCAGTTTACGTACAGTTGGCTAACGCGTATCTACAATTAAAAGAGTACGAAAATGTAGAAGCTTGTCTGAATGAGGCTATGAACATTGCCCCACTCGCGCAAGTCTCATTAACGTTTAGTAAGTACTATGAGGCAATAGGTGAAAGTCAAAAAGCATATGAGAAATTAAATAGCTTTGATACGAGAGAATTAGAAAATGTTG
This window harbors:
- a CDS encoding aminotransferase; protein product: MRRFFDLASSMDNIISLGVGEPDFITPWAVREACISSLERGYTSYTANAGMLELRVEIAKYMKKQFQLSYDPKSEIIVTVGASEALDIALRAIVDPGDEVIVVEPTFVSYAPLVTLAGGKPVSVGTTVETNFRLMPEQLEKAITPKTKAIMLSFPNNPTGSTMTEDELRGIAKIVEEHDLLVLSDEIYAEMTYDHTHASIANLSGMRERTILISGFSKAFAMTGWRLGFVTAPSDITSAMLKIHQYTMMCASTMAQHAAIEALQSGMEDVKKMVQSYKQRRNYFVKSFDEIGLPCHVPGGAFYAFPSIKNTGLTSEQFAEQLLLSERVAVVPGHVFGSGGEGHIRCSYATSLDNLKEAVTRIERFMKSLK
- a CDS encoding DEAD/DEAH box helicase codes for the protein MENAFLQFEIAPFLQKGLEKMNIITPTQIQSEAIPQILAGNHVVGRSKTGSGKTLAYLLPLLTNMDETNKELQGIVLAPTHELAMQIFRVMEELTADTSFNIDVFIGSANIKRQLDKLKKQKPQIIVGTPGRILELAQQKKLKIHLCKMVVVDEADRMLQERETRQSFVEISKRMDKETKYMFFSATIPGNLLEDIEALIRAKVTLVSSDAKLETEKVEHAFLKCEDRERIDVARRLVHSLNVKRGIIFVNHLDKVAETTEKFQYKGMKVAALSSDSDKHQRAKVLQQLQSGEIEIVVASDVAARGLDVDDVTHIINIHPPVNEDAYVHRAGRTGRMGKAGVVITLVTHKEFFIIDKFQKKLRIKMNEKELAFGKLTDKKS
- a CDS encoding ferredoxin family protein, with amino-acid sequence MAKTIEEKQYLVRYKADKKSHLTILNHDKCATECEGQICTLFCPGDVYKWEGDRMFVGYEGCHECGSCRIGCPNDNIKWEYPKGGHGIVFRLA
- a CDS encoding isochorismatase family cysteine hydrolase is translated as MVNQENGEMKALLIIDIINHFQFEDGDKLREQTIPVAEKIAKLKLNAKEHKLPVIYVNDNFKNWHADFRDLVSYCLRNDQLGQSIVELLKPDKDDYHILKPSYSGFYATPLHLLLEQLNVNSLIITGIAGNMCVQFTANDAFMLNYKLYIPADCVASNSIETNQVALEQMKSILKADIRPSYQIKF
- a CDS encoding FAD-dependent oxidoreductase, which translates into the protein MPEKFDVIVVGAGPAGAACANVCAKNGLKVLLIERGEYPGSKNVMGGILYRKQTEDIVPEFWKEAPIERPVVEQRFWMLEKESMVSMGYKGKEWAQEPYNNFTVLRAQFDQWFAKKAVEQGALLINETVVLECIQEDGKVVGVRTDRPDGDIYADVVVLADGVNSLLAKSLGFHKEFKPDQVALCAMEVLNMPKGKINDRFGLEGNEGCSVEIFGDATQGQLGTAFLYTNKESINIGVGTTLSGMIRAKVKPYELLEYVKNHPMIRPYIHDGEPAEYLAHLIPEGGYYAIPKLTGNGVLVIGDAAQLVNAIHREGSNMAMASGKMAAEAIIQAKNKKDFSEAGLDSYRTSIFDSFIGKDLKKYKDLTHTFEANPQYLNEYIPLMNRAASQFFTIDGTPKREKQAKIMQSFTAGRGKFGVVKDMYQAWKVMK
- a CDS encoding electron transfer flavoprotein subunit beta/FixA family protein, whose product is MHIVVCIKQVPDTKIIKVNPKTNTLDRSSAPAILNPYDAHAVEEAVRLRQQHGGKITVLSMGPPQAVNAIRKCVEIGADEGVLISDRAFAGADTLATSYALTKAIEKIEKQEPISLILCGKHAIDGDTGQVGPGIARRLSIPPITNVIKIEKVDVAEGKVDIRRKIENGHEIIQSQTPCLLTVEKEINEVSYSPLPNMIKAARYQPTVWAVADLDDVDMQQLGMKGSPTIVGKMWPPAKSEGAKLIEGDAKSQVSQLVSIVLEKRELFEQKGGR
- a CDS encoding electron transfer flavoprotein subunit alpha/FixB family protein; the encoded protein is MNIEEYKGVWVFIEQIEGNVVGVSLELLGAGRALADKLEVDLCGVLLGENVKEIPAQLFEYGADKVYMIDDPVLKDYRSETYMTAVGDLVRKYKPEIFLYGATANGKDLASAVATEVMTGLTADTTMLDIDLEKRLFEASRPAFGGNIMATILCKKHRPQMATVRSKVMKALEPQPGRTGEVIEETISIKEDDLRTKVLEIVRDMSKKVNLADAEIIVAAGKGVKDEKGFKLVCDFADVLNATVGASRDVVEAGLIGHDHQVGQTGETVTPKLYFAIGISGAVQHVVGMNNSETIIAINNDPEAQIFNASHYGIVGDLFEIVPILTEEFRAALKEVGGVKVHA
- a CDS encoding Lrp/AsnC family transcriptional regulator → MDGKELEILQLIEENARISDETLAKMVDLTIEETRDIIKELEDQKVILGYSAVIDWTKINETETVTAMIDVKVTPKRGVGFDDVAERIYRFPEVRALYLMSGAYDLSVVIEGKTMQEVARFVSEKLSTLDSVLSTTTHFQLKKYKHDGVVFSDGEEDHRIVITP
- a CDS encoding sodium-dependent transporter, whose amino-acid sequence is MSIQNQWSSKIGFILAAAGSAIGLGAIWKLPYVAGTSGGGAFFLIYLLFTIFLGAPLLISEFMIGRSTQKEAISAYESIAPNSYWPWIGKIGVGTSIVLLSFYSVVGGWVVNYFLRSLTGSLTGLELEEYQQLFGTIISNPYQAVGAHLIFILLTVAIVSGGVQKGIERVTRFMMPTLFILFIILVFRSLSLDGAMEGVSFFLKPDFSKVTSDTVLFALGQSFFALSLGISTMVTYSSYLQKGESLPRSMFSVVGLTIFISLLAGLAIFPAVFALGFEPTEGPSLIFTVLPAVFNEMAFGAIFFVAFLALLLFATITSSISLLEIIVASLTKGSNDRRLKTAWTSGIFIFMLGIPSALSFGLLGDSLIFGRTFFDLMDFLVSNIFLPLGALLIAIFVGYKMSKSALFDEMSQGSVVPQWLFKFWYFLIRYVTPAAITFVFLHSLGIL